In the Candidatus Schekmanbacteria bacterium genome, one interval contains:
- a CDS encoding phosphoribosylaminoimidazolesuccinocarboxamide synthase, with protein sequence MNDLNKSFKEEVICETNFPELKLLRRGKVRDIYDLEDKLLIVATDRISAFDVILSEGIPFKGKVLTQISKFWFEQIKDIIENHIVSFNVEDYPPQCQKYKKVLNGRSMLVKKTEVLPVECVVRGYLSGSAFEEYKKTGKTVAGIDVGEGLMESSKLRTPIFTPSTKAESGHDENISFDEMRNIVGEKTAEEIRKYSIAIYERAVKIADERGIIIADTKFEFGKRDGKMILVDEVLTPDSSRFWPKDEYTPGRPQKSFDKQFVRDYLKSTGWNKVPPPPPLPEDIIIKTSNKYLDALQKLTGSNIL encoded by the coding sequence ATGAATGATTTAAATAAGAGTTTTAAGGAAGAGGTAATCTGTGAGACGAATTTTCCCGAACTCAAACTCTTAAGAAGAGGTAAAGTACGTGATATATATGATCTTGAAGACAAGCTCCTAATAGTTGCAACAGATAGAATCTCTGCATTTGATGTAATTCTCTCGGAAGGGATTCCTTTCAAAGGAAAGGTTCTCACTCAAATTTCAAAATTCTGGTTTGAACAGATAAAGGACATAATTGAAAATCACATTGTTAGTTTCAATGTGGAAGATTATCCTCCTCAATGCCAGAAATATAAAAAAGTTCTGAACGGAAGAAGCATGCTTGTAAAAAAAACAGAAGTATTGCCTGTAGAATGTGTCGTTAGAGGATACCTTTCCGGTTCTGCATTTGAGGAATATAAAAAAACAGGAAAAACCGTTGCGGGAATAGATGTTGGAGAGGGGCTTATGGAGTCATCAAAATTGAGAACTCCAATTTTTACGCCATCGACAAAAGCAGAAAGTGGACATGATGAAAACATAAGTTTTGATGAAATGAGAAATATTGTTGGAGAAAAAACTGCTGAAGAGATACGGAAATACAGTATTGCAATTTATGAAAGAGCTGTGAAAATCGCTGATGAGCGCGGAATAATAATTGCGGATACAAAATTTGAATTTGGCAAAAGAGACGGAAAGATGATTCTTGTTGATGAGGTGCTGACTCCTGATTCTTCAAGGTTTTGGCCAAAAGATGAATATACACCGGGGCGCCCTCAAAAAAGCTTCGACAAACAATTTGTGCGCGATTATTTAAAGAGTACTGGATGGAATAAGGTCCCGCCTCCTCCTCCCTTGCCTGAAGATATAATCATTAAGACGAGCAATAAGTATCTTGATGCTCTTCAAAAGTTGACAGGGTCAAATATTTTGTGA
- a CDS encoding amidophosphoribosyltransferase codes for MWQGRYRKDCFQENCGVFGIFNHPEAATLTYLGLYALQHRGQEGAGICTFDEFGLHHSKARGLVAEIFTAEKLRRLKGNKAIGHNRYSTTGQSKLKNVQPFYANYSFGSIAIGHNGNIVNSKSLREELQEKGAIFLSSTDTEVIIHLIAQSNEKNLIDRIIDSLKKVKGAYSLVILTENQLIGVRDPRGFRPLVIGRVDGAPVIASETCALDLIGAEDVRDVEAGEMIIINDDGIFSVKPFEKVKSSLCIFEFIYFARPDSYIFGRSVYDVRKEFGRQLARVNKVDADVVIPVPDSGVVAAIGYAEESGIPFDTGLIRNHYVGRTFIEPKQSIRNFGVKIKLNPVSSVLKGKRVVVIDDSIVRGTTSKKIVKMIRDAGAKEVHMRISSPPTEYPCFYGIDTPTREELIASFNSVEEIRDFVKADSLAYLSVEAMEECVKDNGSEFCKACFTGDYPVEPINEKKEQPRLL; via the coding sequence TTGTGGCAAGGTAGATATAGAAAAGATTGCTTTCAAGAAAATTGTGGAGTTTTTGGGATATTTAACCATCCGGAAGCAGCTACATTGACTTATCTGGGGCTTTATGCCCTTCAACATAGAGGACAGGAAGGAGCGGGCATATGCACTTTTGATGAATTTGGACTTCATCATTCCAAAGCTCGCGGTCTTGTGGCTGAAATATTCACAGCTGAGAAGCTTCGAAGATTGAAGGGAAATAAAGCAATAGGGCATAATCGTTATTCTACTACAGGACAAAGCAAACTCAAGAATGTTCAACCCTTTTACGCAAATTATTCATTTGGAAGCATTGCTATCGGACATAATGGTAATATTGTAAATTCGAAATCTTTAAGAGAAGAATTACAGGAGAAGGGGGCTATTTTTCTTTCTTCAACAGATACTGAGGTTATAATTCATCTGATTGCGCAATCGAACGAAAAGAATCTTATAGACCGAATTATAGATTCTCTAAAAAAGGTAAAAGGCGCTTATTCCCTTGTCATATTGACTGAAAATCAACTGATAGGTGTAAGAGATCCGCGCGGTTTCAGGCCTCTTGTCATAGGAAGGGTGGATGGAGCGCCGGTAATTGCCTCTGAAACATGTGCTTTAGATTTGATTGGTGCGGAAGATGTGAGAGATGTTGAGGCCGGAGAAATGATTATAATAAATGATGATGGCATCTTCAGTGTGAAACCCTTTGAAAAAGTTAAGAGCTCTCTTTGTATCTTCGAGTTTATCTATTTTGCCCGTCCTGACAGCTATATCTTTGGAAGAAGTGTATATGATGTGAGAAAAGAATTTGGACGACAGCTTGCTCGTGTTAACAAGGTAGATGCAGATGTAGTCATTCCTGTCCCTGATTCAGGAGTTGTGGCAGCAATAGGATATGCAGAAGAATCAGGAATCCCCTTTGATACTGGGCTTATTCGAAACCATTATGTAGGTAGAACTTTCATAGAACCCAAACAGTCGATTAGAAACTTTGGTGTCAAAATTAAGCTGAATCCAGTTAGTAGTGTGCTAAAGGGCAAAAGAGTTGTTGTGATTGATGACAGTATAGTTAGAGGGACAACAAGCAAGAAAATAGTCAAAATGATTCGAGATGCGGGGGCAAAAGAAGTGCATATGAGAATAAGCTCACCTCCAACAGAATACCCTTGTTTTTATGGAATTGATACTCCTACAAGAGAGGAATTGATTGCTTCATTCAATAGTGTCGAAGAAATTAGAGATTTCGTAAAAGCAGACAGTCTTGCATATTTATCTGTTGAAGCAATGGAGGAGTGTGTGAAGGACAACGGCTCAGAGTTTTGTAAAGCATGTTTTACGGGTGATTATCCTGTTGAGCCCATCAATGAAAAGAAAGAGCAGCCAAGATTGCTTTAA
- a CDS encoding YihY/virulence factor BrkB family protein: protein MYRTAIKNTLKNEGTTRAAALAFYAFFSLFPLILIFFSVLGFLIDSPEIKQNAQNFFADLFPTIKPSIIKTINYSVELKQKLGIIGLVILIWPAVYFFTALEEAVNKAWKVQSERHFIKKKLLSVVLMFITGFILLISISATSILMLVSKIPIISDILGKIVPLQDLTNIVLTFLTAFLLFLSFYKFLPNTFVTFREILTGTIITTILWVILLYCYILFVTSYFTDYQILFGPVATLIATLGWLYISCAIIIIGAEFCSEYARKLYQ, encoded by the coding sequence ATATATAGGACAGCTATAAAAAATACCTTGAAAAATGAAGGTACAACAAGGGCTGCAGCTCTTGCATTTTATGCCTTTTTTTCACTCTTCCCCTTAATCCTAATTTTTTTTTCAGTCCTTGGTTTTTTGATAGATTCACCTGAAATCAAACAAAATGCACAAAACTTTTTTGCAGATCTTTTCCCTACGATAAAACCTTCTATTATAAAAACCATAAACTATTCTGTAGAGCTAAAGCAAAAGCTTGGAATTATCGGTTTGGTAATTCTTATTTGGCCAGCAGTTTATTTCTTCACTGCTCTTGAAGAAGCTGTCAATAAAGCATGGAAAGTTCAATCAGAAAGACATTTTATAAAAAAGAAATTGCTGTCAGTAGTATTGATGTTTATTACCGGTTTCATATTGCTTATCTCCATATCTGCCACATCTATTCTAATGCTTGTCAGTAAGATTCCAATAATAAGTGACATATTAGGGAAAATTGTACCACTTCAAGATTTAACAAATATTGTCTTAACCTTTTTAACTGCATTTTTGCTTTTTCTTTCCTTCTATAAATTTCTTCCCAATACTTTTGTAACTTTCAGGGAAATTCTGACTGGTACTATAATAACAACAATATTATGGGTAATTCTCTTATACTGCTACATCCTCTTCGTAACATCATACTTCACTGATTACCAAATCCTTTTCGGTCCTGTTGCAACGCTCATTGCAACACTGGGGTGGCTTTATATCTCCTGCGCCATAATAATAATTGGGGCTGAATTTTGTTCGGAATATGCAAGAAAATTGTATCAATAA
- the purQ gene encoding phosphoribosylformylglycinamidine synthase subunit PurQ: MKFGIVVFPGSNCDRDCYRVVKNVLQEEVSFIWHKDRDISGFDCIILPGGFSYGDYLRTGSIARFSPVMEELIEFASKGGYVIGICNGFQILLESGLLPGAMIKNKSLKFICRHVNLRVENNETPYTTAYRKNEVLTIPIAHSDGNYYADDITIKKLNDSGRVVFRYCSPTGEISEEFNPNGSKENIAGICSENGRVLGMMPHPERVSEAILGYTDGVRIFHSLINRVM; the protein is encoded by the coding sequence ATGAAATTCGGCATTGTAGTTTTCCCAGGTTCAAATTGCGATAGAGATTGTTATAGAGTCGTTAAGAATGTTTTGCAGGAGGAAGTTTCTTTCATATGGCATAAAGATAGGGACATATCGGGCTTTGACTGTATCATACTTCCCGGCGGCTTTTCCTATGGCGACTATCTGCGCACCGGGTCAATAGCTCGATTTTCTCCTGTAATGGAGGAGCTGATCGAATTTGCCTCAAAAGGAGGGTATGTAATCGGTATTTGCAACGGATTTCAAATTCTTCTTGAATCAGGACTTCTTCCCGGCGCAATGATTAAGAATAAATCTCTCAAATTTATTTGCAGGCATGTCAATCTCCGTGTTGAAAACAATGAGACACCATATACAACGGCATATAGAAAAAATGAAGTGCTTACTATCCCTATTGCACATTCAGATGGTAACTATTATGCAGATGATATTACCATAAAAAAATTAAATGACAGCGGCAGAGTAGTATTTAGATATTGTTCGCCAACTGGTGAGATATCAGAAGAATTTAATCCAAATGGTTCAAAAGAAAATATAGCAGGTATATGCAGTGAAAATGGGAGAGTGCTTGGAATGATGCCCCATCCTGAGAGAGTATCCGAAGCTATACTCGGATATACAGATGGTGTGAGAATATTCCATTCTTTAATAAATAGGGTAATGTGA
- a CDS encoding adenylosuccinate lyase, with protein MIPRYTRPEMAKIWEEKNKFQKFLDIEILVCEALCKKGIVPEKSLQTIKKKAKFDVKRIEEIEKVTKHDVIAFLTNVAENVGEDSRFIHMGLTSSDILDTGLSLQLKEAAEIIIKDIKEVMKAIKKLALRYKRTVMAGRSHGMHAEPITFGFKMAVWYDEMKRNLKRVKQAKETISYGKISGAVGTFANISPDVEKYVCKKLGLKNAPASTQILQRDRHAEFLNALAITAASLEKFAVEIRHLQRTEVGEAEEFFSKGQKGSSAMPHKRNPITCERISGLARILRANAMAAMENIALWHERDISHSSVERVIMPDSTILIDYMLDKMANLLTNLNVKPERMKKNLEMNGGIIFSQAVLLKLIDKGVIREKAYEIVQRNAMKAIKESGSFKDCLFEDKELAKYLSKSEIERVFDYKYHTKNIDKVFRRVFR; from the coding sequence GTGATCCCAAGATATACAAGACCTGAGATGGCTAAGATTTGGGAAGAGAAGAACAAGTTTCAAAAATTTCTCGATATTGAAATTCTTGTCTGTGAAGCACTATGCAAAAAAGGAATAGTTCCGGAGAAATCCCTTCAAACAATCAAGAAAAAGGCAAAATTTGATGTCAAAAGAATTGAAGAGATAGAGAAGGTGACTAAGCATGATGTAATAGCATTCCTCACGAATGTAGCAGAGAATGTAGGTGAGGATTCAAGATTTATTCATATGGGATTGACTTCCTCGGATATTTTAGATACCGGGCTTTCTCTTCAGCTTAAGGAAGCTGCTGAAATAATTATCAAAGACATTAAAGAGGTGATGAAAGCAATAAAGAAGCTTGCCCTCCGTTATAAACGCACTGTAATGGCAGGAAGGTCTCATGGAATGCATGCTGAACCCATTACATTCGGTTTTAAGATGGCAGTTTGGTATGATGAGATGAAGAGGAATCTCAAGAGGGTAAAGCAGGCAAAAGAAACCATTTCTTATGGAAAAATATCAGGTGCAGTTGGCACATTTGCAAATATCAGCCCGGATGTTGAGAAGTATGTTTGTAAGAAACTTGGTTTGAAAAATGCTCCTGCCTCCACGCAGATACTCCAAAGGGACAGACATGCTGAGTTTTTGAATGCATTGGCAATAACGGCCGCTTCTCTTGAAAAGTTTGCAGTTGAAATCAGGCATCTTCAGAGGACAGAAGTGGGCGAGGCAGAAGAATTTTTTTCAAAAGGACAAAAAGGGTCATCGGCAATGCCGCATAAACGAAATCCTATTACCTGTGAAAGGATTTCAGGGCTTGCAAGAATTCTTAGAGCAAATGCTATGGCTGCAATGGAAAATATTGCACTTTGGCATGAAAGGGATATAAGCCATTCCTCGGTTGAGAGAGTAATTATGCCTGACAGCACTATATTGATAGATTATATGCTTGATAAAATGGCAAATCTTTTGACGAATCTCAATGTAAAGCCTGAAAGAATGAAAAAAAATCTCGAGATGAATGGAGGCATAATCTTTTCTCAGGCAGTACTGCTGAAGCTTATCGACAAAGGTGTCATTAGAGAAAAAGCATATGAAATAGTGCAAAGAAACGCAATGAAAGCAATAAAGGAATCTGGCAGTTTTAAAGATTGCCTCTTTGAAGATAAGGAATTGGCAAAATATCTGTCAAAGTCTGAAATCGAAAGAGTTTTTGATTATAAGTATCATACAAAGAATATTGATAAAGTATTTAGAAGGGTATTTAGATAG
- the purL gene encoding phosphoribosylformylglycinamidine synthase subunit PurL gives MTDEIIESHGLTKEDFEHICSILGRKPNYTELGIFSVMWSEHCSYKSSKPHLKNFPTSAKWVIQGPGENAGIIDIGDGLAAVFKIESHNHPSFIEPYQGAATGVGGILRDIFTMGARPVANLNSLRFGNVNNPRTRYIIEEVVAGIAGYGNCMGIPTVGGEVYFDECYDSNPLVNAFTLGVAKKDNIFYGVAKGVDNPVIYIGSRTGRDGIHGATMASEEFDEGSEERRPTVQVGDPFTEKLLLEACLELMEKKCILGIQDMGAAGLTCSTAEMASRAGTGIEIELNKVPLREEKMTPYEIMLSESQERMLLVTEKGREKEVLEILKKWDLEAAVIGRVTDSRRFVVKNNDSVVADIPVKSLTDDIPIPERPIKKPDWIDELRCKETDYTIESEDVNEIFEKILLSPDIVSREWIYDQYDHMVGINTVELPGSDAAVIRLEGSKKGLALSLDGNGRYCFLNPYEGGKKAVAESARNISCSGALPLAITNCLNFGNPERPDVMWQFSETVKGMAEACKKLETPVVSGNVSFYNETIGKGVYPTPVIGMVGILEDVAVRCNQAFKNEGDIIVLLGESGKEMGGSLFQKVILGKVEGKIPICNLDEEMRLQKSIRELISLRIVNSAHDISDGGLAIAIAEMSFSSKEGLGAEIEIKDNLPLASILFGESPSRIIATCKKENLDKLNEFLKKSNIKASIIGKVIPDFLRIKITNDNTSSLIEKRVFEIEKKWKGGFKKLVAR, from the coding sequence ATAACAGATGAAATAATAGAAAGTCATGGCTTAACAAAAGAAGATTTTGAGCATATTTGCTCAATTCTCGGACGAAAACCGAATTACACAGAACTTGGTATTTTTTCTGTAATGTGGAGTGAACATTGCAGTTACAAGAGTTCAAAACCGCACCTTAAAAATTTTCCGACATCTGCAAAGTGGGTAATTCAGGGACCCGGTGAAAATGCTGGAATAATTGATATTGGAGATGGTTTGGCAGCTGTTTTTAAGATCGAGAGTCACAATCATCCATCATTCATCGAACCCTATCAGGGTGCCGCAACAGGAGTTGGTGGTATTTTGCGTGATATATTCACAATGGGGGCAAGACCTGTTGCAAATCTAAATTCACTTCGTTTTGGCAATGTAAACAATCCTCGCACTCGATATATCATTGAAGAAGTAGTTGCAGGAATTGCCGGATATGGAAACTGTATGGGGATACCAACTGTTGGAGGAGAAGTATATTTTGATGAATGTTATGATTCAAATCCTTTGGTAAATGCATTCACTCTTGGTGTGGCAAAAAAGGACAACATATTTTACGGTGTGGCAAAAGGAGTAGATAATCCGGTAATTTACATTGGTTCACGAACAGGCAGAGACGGGATTCATGGTGCTACTATGGCATCTGAGGAGTTTGATGAAGGTTCAGAAGAAAGAAGGCCTACTGTTCAAGTAGGGGATCCATTTACAGAAAAGCTTCTGCTCGAGGCATGTCTTGAGCTTATGGAGAAAAAATGCATTCTTGGTATACAGGATATGGGAGCAGCTGGATTGACTTGTTCGACGGCAGAAATGGCGTCAAGGGCAGGTACAGGCATTGAAATAGAATTGAACAAAGTGCCTCTTCGTGAAGAGAAGATGACTCCTTATGAAATTATGCTTTCTGAATCACAGGAAAGAATGCTTTTGGTTACAGAGAAAGGACGTGAAAAAGAAGTTCTCGAAATTTTGAAAAAATGGGATTTAGAAGCGGCTGTAATCGGAAGGGTGACTGATAGCAGAAGGTTTGTAGTTAAAAACAATGATTCAGTTGTAGCGGATATTCCGGTAAAATCGCTTACCGATGATATTCCCATACCAGAACGACCTATTAAAAAACCTGACTGGATTGATGAACTAAGATGCAAAGAAACAGATTACACTATAGAAAGCGAGGACGTTAATGAGATATTTGAAAAAATATTACTTTCCCCTGATATTGTGAGCAGAGAGTGGATTTATGACCAATATGACCATATGGTTGGGATCAACACAGTGGAGTTGCCTGGTTCAGATGCCGCTGTTATCAGGTTGGAAGGGAGTAAGAAGGGGTTGGCGCTTTCTCTTGACGGAAATGGAAGATATTGTTTCCTAAACCCCTATGAAGGAGGGAAAAAAGCTGTAGCCGAAAGCGCAAGGAATATTTCCTGCTCTGGCGCTCTTCCTCTTGCAATAACTAATTGTCTGAATTTTGGGAACCCTGAAAGACCTGATGTAATGTGGCAGTTTTCAGAAACTGTCAAAGGAATGGCAGAAGCCTGTAAAAAACTTGAAACACCTGTAGTTAGTGGAAATGTGAGTTTCTATAATGAAACAATCGGCAAAGGCGTATACCCTACACCTGTAATAGGGATGGTTGGAATTCTTGAAGATGTCGCTGTGAGATGTAATCAAGCCTTCAAGAATGAGGGTGATATTATAGTGCTCTTGGGTGAAAGTGGGAAAGAGATGGGAGGAAGTCTTTTTCAGAAGGTTATCTTAGGGAAAGTGGAAGGGAAAATTCCTATATGCAACCTTGATGAAGAAATGAGGCTGCAAAAATCTATAAGAGAATTAATTTCATTGAGAATTGTAAATTCAGCACACGATATATCAGACGGAGGATTGGCTATTGCTATTGCCGAGATGAGTTTTTCATCGAAAGAAGGATTAGGTGCAGAAATCGAGATAAAAGATAATCTTCCTCTGGCTTCTATTCTTTTTGGGGAATCTCCTTCAAGAATCATTGCAACCTGCAAAAAGGAAAATCTCGACAAATTGAATGAATTTCTAAAAAAATCTAATATTAAGGCGAGTATAATTGGGAAAGTGATTCCTGATTTTTTAAGGATAAAGATAACTAATGATAATACATCGTCATTGATTGAAAAAAGAGTATTTGAAATCGAAAAGAAATGGAAAGGCGGGTTTAAGAAACTTGTGGCAAGGTAG
- the purS gene encoding phosphoribosylformylglycinamidine synthase subunit PurS, with amino-acid sequence MAKVKVFIKLKDGVLDPQGKAVRNSLLSLGFENVEDVRVGKYIEVKVNEDNSEKAKQEVNEMCKKLLANPVIENYEIEVNEK; translated from the coding sequence ATGGCAAAGGTAAAGGTATTCATAAAATTGAAGGACGGAGTTCTTGACCCTCAGGGAAAAGCAGTAAGAAATTCGCTTTTATCTTTGGGATTTGAAAATGTTGAAGATGTGCGTGTGGGAAAATATATCGAAGTTAAAGTGAATGAGGATAATTCGGAAAAAGCAAAGCAAGAAGTGAATGAAATGTGCAAAAAACTCTTGGCGAATCCTGTAATAGAAAATTATGAGATCGAGGTAAATGAGAAATGA